The Danio aesculapii unplaced genomic scaffold, fDanAes4.1, whole genome shotgun sequence DNA segment GACACCTGCTGAAAAACCTGTATTAACACAACTCATCTTTGATTAATGAAGCAATTATGTGGACACCAATGAGAtatagaaaaaaaactgcttgatCATTTGCGGAATTATGTTTTTATATCACTGTTTATTTCTGTCATGCTCAAAGTTATGGATTTAgtcttgaataaaaagttttgtttttattaaataaagaggaTTCATAGGTTGAGTTAAAATAGTGAGAATTCTGGTAAATTACAATGAATTTTTTGTCATCTAAGCGTTAATAAGTGCCTCAGGTCACCCAAACTCtcactatttacattttttttctgttcagcTTAAAGGACAGGTTTGACCACTGAAAACACAGCCGCCATTATCTCAACCTCTTAGGTTATTCGTGGACAGGCTGAATGGTCTGTATACAATGGTTGGTTGTTTTGTACAGATTGAGGTGACAGATAATACAAATTAGAAGACATCCTAAAACGGCAGAAACACAGCTGTGTCGGCGTGCTTACAGTGACGTCCTCATTAACCGGCCATATACAAACAGCATCGATAGCTACGTCAACAGAGTTAGGCTAACATGGGTGTGAAATTTGTCTTCTCTTGTTTGTTAATGGTATTGTGTGTGTTGCGAAAGCATGAGTTAAATCGTTTTTAACTTGCGCCAGTCTTTGTGGGAAACCAAATAGTGCTCAGTTGaccttttttaaataagtagggccgagctagtgtgtttcccatactgataaacttccggtgaccggttattgtaagttttttttttttatacggtTCATTTTAcggcatcgatgttgtaatgtaattcaaatacaatcagttaaacagactttggcattcttttagttgctcaagcgtaaaacgagacaaaaacccATTTGCTCGCACgagcccgtcagaatcggcaggctagcgcagaagctccattgattatactggggtaaaataaatgctcatattataaacatggcgggggaaaatgtaatttaatgcagtgcttcttgtacaaacTGAGACCCaatttatatcggatatcactcagccagtggagatcactgatttttaaagaaaacagaccttaaacgcgccgattttgcattggcatacacatcaccggaaacgattaacccaggttactggcaaattaaaagtcctattagcatgttTGAGAATGTGTAGCAGCACCACAAGCAGCTCTTAATAAATGTCATCGTTTCTCGGTTTAGTCAGCTGAGATCAGACAAAAATCCATCTCTGATTTCTGTCAGTTTGTATTAGCATGTTCCAGACCAAAAAAGAAGACCTGGTTCACTTTAGATTCACCCTGTCATTTTTAGACCTACCGTAAGATAAATGGCTTTTATGACGTAAGCCTATATTTTGCATGCTGCGCAAGTTTACAGGGCTTCTTCTAATGTATGTGTTGGCCCAATGAGTGTGGGGTCTTTGTTTGGCATCAGATGGGAATTCCAAAAAAGTTTCTAAATGCTTTAAAGAGTCAAAACGCCCTCAGGAATTCCGTCTCACAAGGAAGCTTCtcacaaaaatgaagatctgttACAAGAAGGCGCGTTTTCGACGCCTGCGTCCGTAGATGTGGAACATTATACGACTATGACGTGGAAACACAGGTAGGCTGGGGTCTCTGTTCCTTTTACGAATGCATGCTGAGATGTTTTTGGTTGTGGTGCGTTCATATGTCTAACCGCATTTGGCTAGTTTGTGTGAACACATTTTTGGCGCGGGTTGTTTTCTAATACAAGTTTTAATGTCATGATATcggtttataaataatgttatgctgttataaaattaaaGTTGTAGGCCAAGGCTAGAACCTACTACAGGCTATAAGGTCTGCTACACAGCAGCACCATTATTATGGATAGCATGCAGTTGAATCTATTACAATTATTGTGATGTTTTTGAGTTGCATATGTATGCACAAATGTAGTTTTATGTTAAGAAGTAATATTTATACACGTTTTATTATACTAATTATAGATCAACTGTTTTGTACATTATGTAGTTAATCTAATttctattatttcattttatatacagttaaagtcagaattattaacccccctgaattattagcccccctgtttatttttcccccaatttctgtttaacagagatttttttctaaatataacatttctaaacataatagttttaataactcatttctaataactgatttattttatctttgctatgatgacagtaaataatatttgactagatgtttttcagtacacttttatacagctatactgacatttaaaggcttaactaggttaactaggcaggttagggtaattaagcaggtcattgtataatgatggtttgttctgtagacagtcgaaaaaatatgtagcttaatggggctaataatttgtgcttaaaatggcttttaaaaattaaaaactgcttttattctagccgaaataaaacaaataagactttctcaagaagaaaaaatattattagacatactgtgaacatttacttgctctgttaaacataatttgggaaatatttaaaaaataaaattcaaagggggtttaataattctgaattcatatatatatatatatatatatatatatatatatatatatatatatatatatatatatatatatatatatatgtatatatatatatatatatatatatatatatatatatatatatatatatatatatataattattattattattttttttaagtaactgacAAAATCCAAAGCAAAAATGGAACAacataaataatgacaatttcaGTAAAGTAAATGTATATAGATATTAATATTTGGTAATTTCTCCTTTGCTGTATTTATTTACAGCTGCAGTCACAGTGTCAAATATTTCCTGAGAATTTCAATATTCCCCCACATTCCTTCTGCAACTGAAACCAGAGGCTTTCCTTTGAATTCTGTGAAGGAATCTGATTACAGTGTGTGACATTAGACAGCGATATAGGcctagcttttttttttctttttgcctaAATCTCCTTTTACTAGCTATATTTGTTTTATGGGCACTGTACTTGCCAATTCAACACACAACTGAAAAACTTTAAATACCACACATTCAAATATTGTTGATCACCACTTATATAAGTACATAtaaagtttgtgtgtgcgtgtttatatagagaatatattatataatacagtatattgtactgttgtagtataacagtaaaattaaaacaaaataatctatTTTGAATAAATGCAATTCTTTTTAACTTCCTAGTCATACAATTGTTTTTAAAGGCTGTATTCAACATAATAATGTTTTTgagcagcaaaatattttaataggaTGGTTTGAAAAATCATATGACTGGAGTAAAGATGAAATCATAAACAAAAATCCATCATTGAAATCAGTGGAATAAATGAGATTTCATAATATATGAAAGTAGTTAATCCAAatggaaaaaacatttaaaaattgtattgtttttgcttaacaaatgaaaacagGCTTGGTCAAgagacttaaaaaaaacacatataacatgtaacattttaattctttgttaACCTATTTCACAAGagatatttttaatgattattttgtaatgtaattttttaaagaattaatttttttaaacaattattttaagaaTACCCCCTTAAGATTccagtcatttaaagaatgactgttgtAAATAATGCTTAACGCACACACCATTGttgctttacaaaaaaataaatcaaataaacatattcctgttgcactactacacttgattttggttttatcataaaagaaaatcaagaaaacatgttaaatgagaatctgaaatattttatggcatatttaaaaaaatagagatgatttagtattcaaaaatgttttattttgaatatttaaaaaaataaattggtcttaaacttcaaccaaatggttgatattttaaaaaattattggatgtgttgaaaaaaggctttgagtgttttaataagcgacattaggagttaagaaatgcaatccaattttttgttgttgttggtggggcagttaaagggttaaactgcactttaaactctactagcatcttgcaaaaaaaaaaaaaagacaagtattATGTCAAATACTACTATTAACATAGCACAGACAAAAAGAAATagttgttagaaattagttattcaaaACTTTTAAGTTTAAATATGTGCTGActctattaaacagcacttggggaaTTAtcttatattcaacattattatattttacagggcaTGCAATACGTTAGTTTTCAGCTGTGCTTGCACATGACTCAAGAGATAAAGGAAATGATACACCGGAAGAGGATATAGTTGCCGCTTATGTAGACCACAAGTGCAGTAAAGGAAGCATCACAGAGttcaaatgaaagaaagaaagtaagagagaaaaagacaataaaaaaaataagtacctTCATCGACTGTTAATATAATcgtgaaaaaaacaaaatacacacaacaGTGCCCTCTTCTGCACAAATCTGCTCATCACTTTTTTTAAATGGGGCTCATTTAGTACAGATTACCAATCAGAAAAGCTTAGGTACAGTCAGTCATCGTTTGAACAACATGCTCTTAACATATTCACAAgtttatttgattattcagtGTAAAGAAAGCTTATAACTAAATAACGATACATTCTTTAAATAGATCCTTTCATTTGTACAAAATATGGACAATGTCAACCTGCTAAGCATTAATGCTAACGGGCTATTAGAATATTTACAAGACTATTTACAAGACACATTCATTAGATTTACTTCTGAATACTACTTAAAGTTAGTCAAATGGAGAACTACACAAAGACTACTTAAAAACGTAAAGGTTTTGAAATGTAGCTTTCgattgaaattattttaattgtcaataaactaaaaacaatcCCACAGTACAAACCATTTCAACTAATGTCTATTCcacaatattttacaaataaagtCACAATCATTTCATGGCTTTTTTTATAGCGTGTGGTCTCTCACAAGCTTTAAATAAATAGGAAGCTGTTCATTTAGCGATTCTTTAAGCTTTTGACCACAACACCTCCAGTTAGTTGTGATGACCCCTGTATGCTGAGAATAAGCACCTTGAAAACCACATACAACATTTCCAGAGTCCCACCAACATCCCACTGGTTCTTCAGTCTGTGTGCAGGTGATTTAGAAAGATTAGATGAGAGTTTGTAAACTCAGTCGTGGGGTTCATTGTGGTTGGTAATTTTCTTTTTGCGTGCAGAGACCAGGTCATAGAAAGGGTCTTTTGTGATACAGGCtctacaaaagagagagagagaggaaacagTTACACTCAGAGGCACAGTTTGCTTTCACTTCCTCTCTTaaagctaatatatatatatttatttatttatatttatgagtgcatgtgtgaacatttctaaacataactgaCTTCTTCTTTCCCATGACCTATACATCACTGAACTCTTGAAAATGATTTGTTTGATAAAATCTAGACcaagagctgttttttttttttttttttttttaatgaccaaatCTAGTCCACTGACAACTCCAGTTTTGTGTTCAATGCTCAATTTTGATCATTTCTTCTTCGAATGTTTTCATAATTAGTTTAAGATATAGTTTATGTAAATCATATTGCTGACATCCGTAGCTATCAATGCATGCATTAATAAGGCAGAGAACAGGAAATGTTGTCTCTTTTCAATTGAAAGAGGTTTGAAGTGTTGACTTGTGAACTTGTTCACTACTTTAAAAAGAGATACCATTCAGACAGCATTGCACTTAGTGTTGTTACATATAAGAGTGATGTcccaaatgatgaaaaaaaattaGCTAAGGTTTTAAATCTTATAACAAcctcatatactgtatgtaagcctgaaagtcatgttaatttttTCCAGCTAGCGAAGAAGTAGAGGCTATggtttttagcctccttgttagagcaaccagctcccatacaaagaatcgccggttcaatcccagctcagatcaggttgggtgcagtacgaccggtgggttacatgtgggggctcgtccgggatgggagtgaggtttataAGGGgtaagtgtaacggaggccagctagggaagggctgtgcaggtaaacctcactctgatttctaaaggtgctctaggtATAGATgctagaggctatggtctttagcctccttgttagtgcAACCACCtgccatacaaagaatcgccggttcgatcccagctcagatcgGTTTGGGTttagtaggaccagtgggtttcATGCGTTTAAATGCTGGAAAAACGcctttttccctttttttattttagcagaagGAACATTTAAGTGttctttaaaatacagtacattatGGCTGCGTGaaattggaaaaatttgacatcgTGATTTTTTGAATTGCTGTGATATATATTGAGATATGGACATTAATTTTTATCAGACGATTTGAATAGAGCTTTATTGTCagttatttctttaatttaggatgatcacattttttttctatgtagtgcatttacataaaatataataaattacaagcatatataaatacagcgaaaataaaacttaaataaacagtgctttatggttttctgaggagtcttaacagtattcaaatatagaaattgaacaatcaatcataaaataacatggtcatcgttgaataaatcattttatgcaataatatttaataatgtcttttaatcttcatcaaataatctaatcctgtgatgtgactattgtagatGCATCCATTGCGTTATcacaaacgatatattgttcagccctacagTACATGTTGTTAAGCAACATGCCATAAATAaaagtcttgttttctgaaataataataataatttatccaAAATGAAGtaactttatatttaaaactaGAATTTTAAGAATAGTTGATCaactttaaatttaataaaagaatatatgccaatatatgccattttgttttaaaaataaatggaagggaaaaaaggttatttttcttacttttttatctttttatatttttattgttgttgatgttgttgttgtttttttccttctttcagTTCTTTCAGTTCAAACAGATTTTTGATTTTTGCCGTATTgccagatatttatttatttaaagaacaacaacaaaaaacatgtaATTCTGCTTCTCAAGTAAATGTATTTGAAgttacagtgcctatagaaaatcatcatactgtatacccctttgaaataatgactttattcgtcatacagcctgaaatcaaatcgCATTCCCAATAACTTCTCCAGcctataaaatgtttttgtagccttctaCAACTTTATGCTGAAGGTCTActgaaagcagggtgtaatgtgagtaaaggtatagattttcacagggtatgatgattttccaCAGTCACTGTAAGcgtatttaaaaatgacaatctcaactgaaaaataagagagggtgggacatagtgtagctcctcccctttaaaaaaaaaaagcagccaatagcatATAGTTTTCATCAAAGCTCTGCCAGTCAGAGTGGTTGAGCTAATACACATCAAAAGAGAAGCAAATAGAAAGaatcttgaaggggcggggcatgtcagacactagagagcatttgattggtaaaGATTCAATGagaaagtatgaggtgacatgaaaaaaaaaaaacgttgatacatttaggctgaagtgacaaactgcaagctttacatgtttaaatcagttttatatcttgtgaatgcaaattttgtcattgttttgtaccACAGTAGCTTATAGATACAGGTTCcttgaagactaacatactgatactgacatctaaaaaaaacaacaactttattttaatttcattggaCCATAAAAGAGCCAAACTTTGAATACTTTCTGCTGTTGATTTACACATTAAACGCAATTTAAccttttaaaatgcatgcattgtgCTTCAGTGTAGGTTCACAAATCAACAATGTACTAAAAAAGGATAATCCTCCCTTTTGCGTTTTGTGAAAAATCCCCTGCATTGTGCATGGCATGCCAGTAGTTGGCGATATCACTTTATAAACACTAGTAGAAAACATTGCACACACCAAAGCCTATAGAAGGCAAACTTGAGCTAAAACGGCATCACAGCTACAGCGCGCTCCAGCATTGCCAGTCATACACAGTtttgatttgatctgttttttaAACATAAGTCATCAAAAACGACAAAATCTTGTAGGGTTGTGTCATATGCACTGCTTCGCTGAACATAAATCGAGTGTGTTTTGTTAAGGTTGAACAGCATGAATCTGCTGTATGATGTAGTCGGCTGTGGTACCTGATGGCTTGTATCCATTCTGCACGTTCCTCTTCTGAAGCTGTGCTGAGTTTGTAGGAGTGATGTTTGCCCATCACGACTCTGCCATCTGTCTCTGTCTTGCAGGCCTTTATCGTCTCTCCTTTTTGATGAAGACTATACACCTCCAGACAGAACTGAACGCACACACAGCAAAGAGGAAGAGCGCATATGCTGTCATTTTCAAAAGGTCACATTCCATAGTTACAAGAGAGCGTTACATCGCAAACATTCAAAGTGACTCGAAAACAGAAATCAGAGTTTTGTGGGCAAAGCTAAGTAGTTATCACTCAGCTATGATAAGCAAAATAACTCATGGCTGTCATCGCACAGGTGTGAAGGGGTTATGAGTCACACTATCAACTGGATGATGTTGAATGGAAATAAAACATGAGATAAGTACCTGTTTATGTGGATCATCCACCTCTTTTACACACAAGTTCTCCAGGGGAATGATTCCTTTTGGTTCTTTATCCTAAGgattcaattgaaaaaaatgctttaaggAAAGACACTGCAGCCGAATAGAGTTTAAATGGggggaaaaacattttttaattaagttaataattaactttttgtattacaaatttatttattattatattattatttatttattattattatatttaattagaaaatcctataaatattcaaatgaatcactttttaaaattgaaatatgctttcatttgttgttcatttgtgcaaaaatacactgttaaaaatatgctCAATCttgacagcaaatgtttttaggTCTTTGTAACTTATCAAActatgttctaacttaattttataagttaaacaaactgttttaagtcggtttacataatataagttcaatggactcataagattaatttaattcagtttaaaattAAAGGCAACCAGGACTTTTTAACAGTGTAGACATTGGATGAAGTCAGGTTAAAATTGATTGTTTGAGTAGTTTGTTTTATTAGAGTCTTGTAAATAGATTACAATCTATTTGTTTATtagaaaatactgtaaacagtcagataaataaataaaaatttaaaagaaaatttgtgaATAAAATGTTGCATTTAATCAGACAAAATATGTATATTCATATCATATAACAATGTAGATATAAATATGAAGCTTAAAATATGCATTGTAATTGAAAtttacagacacaaattgatatGGGGTgaacaaaaaacactttaaaatgtattttacaaaaacacCACAAAGAACCAAAAAATTAGCAAATAGTTGGTTTTTGTCTGCATtgtcaaaaagttttttttgtttttgttgtctttaaaattgacatttttgtaaAAGCCATTTAGAAAATGTTGTAGAGTACTAACAGTGGTGTATTGGAAATAGTAGAGGCAGCCATCAGTCAGAATGAACCACCTCCTCTTCCAGGTCTTTATTCTGCCACCTGTGGATTAACCAGAATTTTAGTAACATTCAGAAAAACAAAGATGGCATAAAAGCTATACAGCAGTTCCAGTCAGTTGATCTGATTGGTCAAGCTGCACTGGACTGTTTTACTGtttgaaatgttatcagaccAATTAAATTATAGAGATGGAACTGATGGGAGTAAAATGTTTAATTGCAACACATACACAAATTCTGAAAGTATGTTAAGGATTAGTGacgttttataaactaattttgagaagaTCACGTGCCATGATTGATCGTGGCCTCATCAACAATCATtgataaaccaatcagatgaatacaaGTCTACAATAAATTGCCCGTTTGTCTTCGtttatctttgtttttgaagaatccccccatccaccccatctcctccttttcattctttaccagggggagttctggagaactacctgatctcaaaCTCCCTTTCTTGCTAAATGACCCTGGGCTCAATTGTCTTCAAGCTCAGGGTTTTCTCTCGGGACAGCACGACAAACCTGCTGTTAGTATCAAGCAatagctaaatgtgaactcttgaaatgatgaTTAGCAGTACAAAAGATTGACAAACCTTCTTTTAGAAGCCAGCCCTCTCGATCAGGATTAAAGAAGGTATGAGTGAGGTCATTGCCATCATCCTCTGGGATCTTAAAGGGCTCGTTTTTAATGCTCTCATAAAGTTTCTgcagattattttaaaaaagagaaaatgtcaacATTTGATAATTCTATAAGACAAAATCATGACATCAACACCATTATATAACAAAAACTGCACAGAATtctctttaaaataaagtaacaaaacaaaagttttctttACAAGAAAATCTATGCTTGTATATAAATCAATCTATGCTTGTTTTCAAGTTTGGGTATAGtatgatttagtttttttgttcacacacacatatatatatatatatatatatatatatatatatatatatatatatatatatatatatatatatataatatatatatatatataaatattataaaatagtaatattaaaatgcaatattgaGAAAAACAATTCAGTACAATGTACTTCATACAATTGAAGTACATTTTCAATAACAGTTTAGAAAGGTGAGCTGAATATTCAACAGCCATGACTCCAGTATTCAgtgttgtgatttatttttttaaatatgcatttatttttattttatttattgattttgacCCATTGAAAGTTTACaaagaaatatttgaaacagaagTCTTCTGTAACATTATAAACATCTTTGCTGTCTTTTTTAGGTGTCCAAAAATATAACTACATTTATTTCAAAGAAGAAATCTTACTGACCACAAACACCGGTCTGGTTAATTGTGTAAAAACTGTGAGATTGTGACCTCTCTCTAACCTCAAGTAGTTCACTGGGAAGATCTCCTCCATTGTTGAT contains these protein-coding regions:
- the LOC130220202 gene encoding cytohesin-2-like, with the protein product MMMKNHLSSYITREEIHLQILQAFVHLHEFSNLNLVQALRQFLWSFRLPGEAQKIDRMMEAFAQRYCTCNTGVFQSTDTCYILSFAIIMLNTSLHNPNVKDKTTLERFISMNRGINNGGDLPSELLEKLYESIKNEPFKIPEDDGNDLTHTFFNPDREGWLLKEGGRIKTWKRRWFILTDGCLYYFQYTTDKEPKGIIPLENLCVKEVDDPHKQFCLEVYSLHQKGETIKACKTETDGRVVMGKHHSYKLSTASEEERAEWIQAIRACITKDPFYDLVSARKKKITNHNEPHD